One Misgurnus anguillicaudatus chromosome 20, ASM2758022v2, whole genome shotgun sequence DNA segment encodes these proteins:
- the LOC129455603 gene encoding CMP-N-acetylneuraminate-beta-galactosamide-alpha-2,3-sialyltransferase 1 isoform X2 — protein MRVFRFRNYYMTVVICVIVVCMLLVFQNPLNEISDGMCACSHCVRQHTHSPWFNQLYDLSIQMLLTKENHMLKDDILKYWKGLQKNKMEANYTEVVNKLFSLFPNEERYTDAGPHRCRTCAVVGNSGNLLGSHYGRQIDLHDFVIRTYIKVKPSVNANRHKVMILHPAFIKYVHEVWLLKHGRYPSTGFLAIVFALHVCDQVSTFGFGADQNGNWYHYFEKTGRNLRTGAHSGSFEYDTMMRLYLENKVQVFRGR, from the exons ATGCGAGTGTTCAGATTTAGGAATTACTACATGACAGTGGTTATATGTGTAATTGTAGTCTGTATGTTGCTGGTCTTTCAAAACCCTTTGAATGAGATCTCAGATGGGATGTGTGCGTGTAGTCACTGTGTCAGACAGCATACCCATAGTCCTTGGTTTAATCAACTCTACGACCTATCCATTCAAATGCTACTTACCAAGGAAAATCACATGCTCAAGGATGATATCCTCAAGTATTGGAAG GGTCTTcagaaaaataaaatggaaGCTAATTACACAGAAGTGGTGAACAAGTTGTTTTCCCTATTTCCTAATGAAGAACGCTACACTGATGCTGGACCACATCGCTGTAGAACCTGTGCTGTTGTTGGGAACTCTGGGAACCTCCTAGGATCCCATTATGGGCGTCAAATAGATCTTCATGACTTTGTCATTAG AACTTACATAAAAGTTAAGCCGAGTGTAAATGCCAACAGACATAAG GTGATGATTCTTCATCCTGCTTTTATAAAATACGTCCACGAGGTTTGGCTACTAAAGCACGGCCGATATCCTTCTACTGGCTTTCTCGCAATTGTATTCGCCCTGCACGTCTGTGACCAG GTTTCCACGTTCGGGTTTGGTGCCGATCAGAATGGAAACTGGTATCACTACTTCGAGAAAACCGGGCGTAACCTTCGTACGGGCGCTCACAGCGGCAGTTTTGAGTATGATACTATGATGCGCCTGTACCTAGAAAACAAAGTCCAGGTGTTTAGAGGAAGATAA
- the LOC129455603 gene encoding CMP-N-acetylneuraminate-beta-galactosamide-alpha-2,3-sialyltransferase 1 isoform X1, with amino-acid sequence MRVFRFRNYYMTVVICVIVVCMLLVFQNPLNEISDGMCACSHCVRQHTHSPWFNQLYDLSIQMLLTKENHMLKDDILKYWKGLQKNKMEANYTEVVNKLFSLFPNEERYTDAGPHRCRTCAVVGNSGNLLGSHYGRQIDLHDFVIRINKGPTKGYEKDVGSKTTHRFIYPESAVDMDNSTHLVLSPFKILDMQWLISAFTTKNITRTYIKVKPSVNANRHKVMILHPAFIKYVHEVWLLKHGRYPSTGFLAIVFALHVCDQVSTFGFGADQNGNWYHYFEKTGRNLRTGAHSGSFEYDTMMRLYLENKVQVFRGR; translated from the exons ATGCGAGTGTTCAGATTTAGGAATTACTACATGACAGTGGTTATATGTGTAATTGTAGTCTGTATGTTGCTGGTCTTTCAAAACCCTTTGAATGAGATCTCAGATGGGATGTGTGCGTGTAGTCACTGTGTCAGACAGCATACCCATAGTCCTTGGTTTAATCAACTCTACGACCTATCCATTCAAATGCTACTTACCAAGGAAAATCACATGCTCAAGGATGATATCCTCAAGTATTGGAAG GGTCTTcagaaaaataaaatggaaGCTAATTACACAGAAGTGGTGAACAAGTTGTTTTCCCTATTTCCTAATGAAGAACGCTACACTGATGCTGGACCACATCGCTGTAGAACCTGTGCTGTTGTTGGGAACTCTGGGAACCTCCTAGGATCCCATTATGGGCGTCAAATAGATCTTCATGACTTTGTCATTAG GATAAATAAGGGTCCAACGAAAGGTTACGAAAAGGATGTGGGTTCGAAGACCACTCATCGGTTTATCTATCCTGAGAGTGCCGTGGATATGGACAACTCCACCCATCTGGTGCTTTCCCCATTTAAGATCCTGGACATGCAGTGGCTCATCAGTGCTTTCACCACTAAAAACATCACACG AACTTACATAAAAGTTAAGCCGAGTGTAAATGCCAACAGACATAAG GTGATGATTCTTCATCCTGCTTTTATAAAATACGTCCACGAGGTTTGGCTACTAAAGCACGGCCGATATCCTTCTACTGGCTTTCTCGCAATTGTATTCGCCCTGCACGTCTGTGACCAG GTTTCCACGTTCGGGTTTGGTGCCGATCAGAATGGAAACTGGTATCACTACTTCGAGAAAACCGGGCGTAACCTTCGTACGGGCGCTCACAGCGGCAGTTTTGAGTATGATACTATGATGCGCCTGTACCTAGAAAACAAAGTCCAGGTGTTTAGAGGAAGATAA